The Macrobrachium rosenbergii isolate ZJJX-2024 chromosome 8, ASM4041242v1, whole genome shotgun sequence genome includes a region encoding these proteins:
- the LOC136840730 gene encoding myosin heavy chain, muscle-like has product MPGHIVKSTGPDPDPSEYLFVSLEMKRMDQTKPYDAKKSCWVPHEKEGFVAGEIQGTKGDLISVYADGDTKNYKKDQVAQMNPPKFEKCEDMSNLTYLNDASVLYNLKSRYVNKLIYTYSGLFCIAVNPYKRYPIYTNRTVKIYQGKRRSEVPPHIFAISDGAYMDMLQGGQNQSMLITGESGAGKTENTKKVLTYFAYVGATTKKKSDENKPNLEDQIVQTNPVLEAFGNAKTVRNDNSSRFGKFIRIHFAPSGKLSGADIEVYLLEKARVISQQSLERSYHIFYQLMSDQIGWIKPSCQLSNDIYDYHFVSQGKVTVASIDDKEEMQFTDDAFDILRFSKEEKTNVYKMTAAVMHFGEMKFKQRGREEQAEADGTEAGEKVAGMLETDAAELYKNLCKPKIKVGAEFVTQGRDVSKVLYSVGALSKAFFDRMFRWLVKKCNETLETGQKRAMFIGVLDIAGFEIFDFNGFEQICINFCNEKLQQFFNHHMFVLEQEEYKREGINWTFVDFGMDLQACIELFEKPMGIFSILEEESMFPKATDKTFEEKLKTNHLGKSAVFIKPKPPKAGQVEAHFAIVHYAGTVSYNLSGWLEKNKDPLNDTVVDQIKKAGNALAVEIFADHPGQSAPADAGGKGGRGKKSGGFSTVSSAYREQLAKLMTTLNATQPHFIRCIVPNETKSPGVCDAALIMHQLTCNGVLEGIRICRKGFPNRMPYADFKHRYLILASKPMTQCSNDREAAGVCLTTVELPEESYRLGHTKVFFRAGVLGQLEEIRDDRLAKILSWLQAWCRGFASRKNYKKLQEQRIALCVVQRNIRKFMQMRTWAWYRLWQKVKPLLNVTRVEDTIRDLEDKVAKAEENYEKELKLRQELEAANVTLLEEKNNLMVALESTKGNVSEYLDKQAKLQSQKADLEAQLNETTERLQAEEEAKNQLIQGKKKTEQECNSLRKDIEDLELTIQKGEQDKATKDHQIRNLNDEIAHQDELINKINKEKKHLQECNQKTSEDLQGIEDKCNHLNKVKAKLEQTLDELEDSLEREKKLRGEIEKAKRKVEGDLKLTQEAVADLERNHKELEQTIQRKDKEISSLASKLEDEQGCVSKTQRQIKELQSRIEELEEEVEHERQARAKAEKSKSHLGRELEELGERLDEAGGATAAQIELNKKREAELIKLRRDLEETNIQHEAALASLRKKHNDAVAEMSEQIDHLNKMKARTEKDKDSLKREADDAKAAMDGLTRDKAAGEKMNKQLQHQINEIQAKLDEANRTLNDFDATKKKLAVENADLLRQLEEAENQVGQLSKVKLSLTNQLEDTRKLADEECRERATLLGKFRNLEHDIDGLREQLDEENEAKADVQRQLSKANAEAQMWRAKYESEGVARAEELEAARLKLSARLDEAESQIEQLNVKNMQLEKTKQRISTELEDMQIQVERAQTLAVAAEKKQKNFDRIIAEWKMKVDDLVAELDASQKECRNYSTELFRVKAAYEENLDQLDTVRRENKNLADEIKDLMDQIGEGGRSLHEIQKNNKRLEIEKEELQAALEEAEAALEQEENKVLRAQLELSQVRQEIDRRIQEKEEEFENTRKCHQRAIESMQASLEAESKSKAEALRMKKKLESDINELEIALDHSNKANADLQKHIKKLQGEMKELQMRVEEEQRMASEYREQYGISERRANALNGELEESRTLLEQSDRGRRQAESELAEANDHLNDLTAQNSSLIVAKRKLEGEMQTLQADLEEMLNEAKNSEEKAKKAMVDAARLADELRAEQEHAQTQEKMRKGLEVSVKELQVRLEEVEGNALKAGKKALSKLETRVRELEGQLDDETRRHSDAQKNLRKCERRIKELTFQSDEDKKNHERMQDLVDKLQQKIKTYKRQIEEAEEIAALNLAKFRKAQQELEEAQAAN; this is encoded by the exons atgccTGGCCATATCGTCAAGAGCACGGGTCCAGACCCCGACCCCAGCGAGTACCTGTTCGTCTCCCTGGAGATGAAGCGCATGGATCAGACCAAGCCTTACGACGCCAAGAAGTCCTGCTGGGTGCCCCACGAGAAGGAAGGCTTCGTGGCGGGCGAGATCCAGGGCACCAAGGGCGACCTCATCTCCGTCTACGCCGACGGCGACACGAAGAACTACAAGAAGGACCAGGTGGCCCAGATGAACCCGCCCAAGTTCGAGAAGTGCGAGGACATGTCCAACTTGACCTACCTGAACGACGCCTCCGTCCTGTACAACTTGAAGTCTCGCTACGTCAACAAGCTCATCTACACCTACTCCGGCCTCTTCTGTATTGCCGTCAATCCTTACAAGCGTTACCCCATCTACACCAACCGTACTGTCAAGATCTACCAGGGCAAGAGGCGTAGTGAAGTGCCGCCCCATATCTTCGCCATCTCTGACGGCGCCTACATGGACATGTTGCAGG GTGGCCAGAACCAGTCTATGCTTATCAC AGGTGAATCCGGCGCCGGCAAAACAGAGAACACCAAGAAAGTGTTGACCTACTTCGCCTACGTCGGCGCCACCACCAAGAAGAAGAGTGACGAGAACAAACCC AACTTGGAGGATCAGATCGTCCAGACCAACCCTGTACTGGAAGCCTTCGGTAACGCCAAGACCGTCAGGAATGACAACTCCTCCCGTTTC GGTAAGTTCATCCGTATCCACTTCGCGCCCTCTGGCAAGCTGTCTGGTGCTGATATTGAGGTCTACCTGCTGGAGAAGGCCCGTGTCATCTCCCAGCAGTCTCTGGAGAGGTCCTACCATATTTTCTATCAGCTTATGTCTGACCAGATCGGCTGGATTAAAC CAAGCTGCCAGCTGAGCAATGACATCTATGATTACCACTTCGTGTCCCAGGGCAAAGTCACAGTAGCCTCCATCGACGACAAGGAAGAGATGCAGTTCACAGAC GATGCCTTCGACATCCTGCGTTTCTCCAAGGAGGAGAAGACAAACGTCTACAAGATGACAGCAGCTGTGATGCACTTCGGCGAGATGAAGTTCAAGCAGAGAGGTCGAGAGGAGCAAGCAGAGGCCGACGGCACGGAG GCCGGCGAGAAGGTCGCTGGCATGTTGGAAACAGACGCTGCCGAGCTGTACAAGAACCTGTGCAAACCAAAGATTAAGGTCGGTGCCGAGTTCGTGACACAGGGCAGGGACGTCAGCAAAGTGCTGTACTCCGTGGGTGCTCTGTCCAAGGCCTTCTTCGACCGTATGTTCCGATGGCTCGTCAAGAAATGTAACGAGACCCTGGAAACCGGGCAGAAGAGAGCCATGTTCATCGGTGTGCTGGACATCGCCGGCTTTGAGATTTTCGAC TTCAACGGCTTCGAGCAGATTTGCATCAACTTCTGTAATGAGAAACTGCAGCAGTTCTTCAACCATCACATGTTCGTACTGGAACAGGAGGAATATAAGAGAGAAGGCATCAACTGGACCTTCGTCGACTTCGGTATGGATCTCCAGGCCTGCATTGAGCTCTTCGAGAAG CCTATGGGTATCTTCTCCATCCTCGAGGAAGAGTCTATGTTCCCCAAGGCTACCGACAAGACCTTCGAGGAGAAGCTCAAGACCAACCATCTGGGCAAGTCCGCCGTGTTCATCAAGCCCAAACCTCCCAAGGCAGGACAAGTCGAGGCCCACTTCGCCATCGTCCACTACGCCGGAACCGTCTCCTACAACCTGTCAGGGTGGCTCGAGAAGAACAAGGATCCCCTGAACGACACGGTGGTCGACCAGATTAAGAAGGCCGGAAACGCCCTGGCCGTGGAGATCTTCGCGGATCATCCCGGACAGTCGGCGCCTGCGGACGCGGGTGGCAAAG GTGGTCGTGGTAAGAAATCTGGTGGTTTCTCTACCGTGTCTTCGGCTTACAGA GAACAGCTGGCTAAGCTCATGACTACCCTGAATGCCACGCAGCCTCACTTCATCCGATGCATTGTGCCAAATGAAACCAAATCGCCCG GTGTCTGCGACGCTGCTCTGATCATGCATCAGCTGACTTGTAACGGTGTGCTTGAAGGTATTCGTATTTGTCGAAAGGGCTTCCCCAACAGGATGCCGTACGCCGACTTCAAGCATCG TTACCTCATCTTAGCCTCCAAGCCCATGACTCAGTGTAGCAATGACAGGGAGGCCGCAGGTGTCTGTTTGACCACTGTCGAGTTGCCTGAGGAGTCCTACAGACTGGGTCATACCAAG GTCTTCTTCCGAGCTGGTGTACTGGGTCAACTTGAAGAAATTCGAGACGACCGACTGGCCAAAATCTTGTCTTGGTTGCAAGCCTGGTGCCGTGGTTTCGCCAGCCGCAAGAACTACAAGAAGTTGCAAGAGCAGCGCATCGCCTTGTGCGTCGTCCAGCGCAACATAAGGAAGTTCATGCAGATGAGAACCTGGGCCTGGTACCGTCTCTGGCAGAAGGTCAAGCCTCTCCTCAACGTCACCAGAGTCGAGGATACGATCCGTGACCTCGAGGACAAAGTTGCCAAAGCAGAGGAGAACTATGAGAAAGAGCTTAAACTCCGCCAGGAACTGGAGGCAGCTAATGTCACTCTGCTGGAGGAGAAGAACAATCTGATGGTAGCTCTCGAATCAACGAAAGGAAACGTGTCAGAATATCTCGACAAACAGGCCAAGCTCCAGAGCCAGAAGGCTGACCTGGAGGCTCAGCTCAAC GAAACAACTGAGCGTCTTCAAGCAGAGGAGGAGGCCAAGAACCAGCTGATTCAAGGCAAGAAGAAGACAGAGCAAGAATGCAACAGCCTTAGAAAGGATATCGAAGACCTTGAGCTCACTATTCAGAAGGGAGAGCAAGATAAAGCCACTAAGGACCACCAAATCCGCAACCTTAATGATGAAATCGCCCACCAAGACGAACTGATCAACAAAATCAACAAGGAAAAGAAGCATCTTCAAGAATGCAACCAGAAAACGTCTGAAGATCTCCAGGGCATTGAAGATAAGTGTAACCACCTCAACAAGGTCAAAGCAAAGCTTGAGCAGACACTAGACGAGTTGGAAGACTCCCTGGAACGCGAAAAGAAGCTTCGAGGTGAGATAGAAAAGGCAAAGAGAAAAGTCGAGGGCGACCTCAAGCTCACACAAGAAGCAGTGGCTGACCTGGAGCGCAACCACAAGGAGCTCGAGCAAACCATACAACGCAAGGATAAGGAAATCTCATCTCTCGCCAGTAAGCTGGAAGACGAACAAGGCTGCGTTTCCAAAACCCAGAGACAGATCAAGGAGCTGCAGTCTCGTATTGAGGAGCTTGAAGAAGAGGTCGAGCATGAGAGACAAGCCAGAGCCAAGGCCGAGAAGTCCAAATCCCACCTGGGTCGCGAGCTGGAGGAACTGGGCGAGCGTCTTGACGAGGCCGGCGGTGCCACAGCCGCTCAGATTGAGCTGAACAAGAAGAGGGAAGCTGAACTGATCAAGCTCAGGAGAGACCTCGAGGAAACTAACATTCAGCACGAAGCAGCGCTCGCTAGTCTTCGAAAGAAGCACAATGATGCCGTCGCTGAAATGTCAGAGCAGATCGACCACCTTAACAAGATGAAAGCCAG AACTGAGAAGGACAAGGATTCCTTGAAGAGGGAGGCTGATGATGCCAAGGCTGCAATGGATGGTCTCACAAGAGATAAG GCTGCAGGAGAAAAGATGAACAAACAGCTGCAGCACCAGATCAACGAGATCCAGGCCAAGCTCGACGAAGCCAACCGAACACTCAACGACTTCGATGCCACCAAGAAGAAGCTGGCTGTTGAGAACGCAGATCTCCTCCGACAGCTGGAAGAAGCCGAGAACCAAGTGGGCCAGCTGTCCAAAGTGAAGCTTTCTCTCACTAATCAACTTGAAGATACCAGAAAGCTTGCTGACGAGGAGTGCAGG GAAAGAGCAACTCTCTTGGGTAAGTTCCGCAACCTGGAACATGACATCGACGGCCTCCGCGAGCAACTGGATGAGGAAAACGAGGCAAAGGCTGATGTCCAGCGACAGCTGTCAAAGGCCAATGCCGAAGCACAGATGTGGAGAGCCAAGTATGAATCTGAAGGCGTGGCCCGTGCTGAAGAACTTGAGGCTGCCAGACTGAAGCTTTCTGCACGTCTCGACGAGGCCGAATCCCAGATTGAACAGCTGAATGTGAAGAATATGCAGCTTGAGAAAACCAAACAGAGAATCAGTACCGAGCTGGAAGACATGCAGATCCAGGTGgagagagcgcagactctggcgGTTGCCGctgagaagaagcagaagaactTCGACAGGATCATCGCTGAGTGGAAGATGAAGGTGGATGACCTGGTCGCTGAGCTCGACGCTTCCCAGAAGGAATGCCGCAACTATTCCACCGAGCTGTTCAGAGTCAAGGCCGCGTACGAAGAGAACCTCGACCAACTGGACACTGTTCGTCGCGAGAACAAGAACCTCGCTGATGAGATCAAGGATCTCATGGACCAGATCGGTGAAGGCGGTCGCTCCCTTCACGAGATCCAGAAGAACAACAAACGCCTTGAAATCGAGAAGGAAGAGCTGCAGGCAGCTCTTGAAGAGGCCGAAGCCGCGCTTGAACAAGAAGAGAACAAGGTTCTCCGAGCTCAGCTCGAACTCAGTCAAGTCAGACAGGAAATTGACAGACGCAtccaggagaaggaagaagaatttgaaaatacCAG AAAATGCCACCAGCGCGCCATCGAGTCCATGCAGGCTTCCCTCGAGGCCGAGTCGAAGAGCAAAGCCGAGGCTCTCCGCATGAAGAAGAAGCTCGAGTCCGACATCAACGAGCTCGAGATCGCCCTCGACCACTCCAACAAGGCCAACGCGGACCTCCAGAAGCACATCAAGAAGCTCCAGGGAGAGATGAAGGAACTGCAGATGCGCGTGGAGGAGGAGCAGCGCATGGCCTCCGAGTACCGAGAGCAGTACGGCATCTCCGAGCGCAGGGCCAACGCCCTCAACGGAGAGCTGGAAGAGTCCCGCACCCTCCTGGAACAGTCTGACAGGGGCCGCCGTCAGGCTGAGTCCGAACTCGCCGAGGCAAATGACCACCTCAATGATCTCACAGCCCAGAACAGCTCCCTCATTGTCGCTAAGAGGAAGCTGGAGGGAGAAATGCAGACACTGCAG GCTGACCTAGAAGAAATGCTGAACGAGGCCAAGAACTCCGAGGAGAAGGCCAAGAAGGCCATGGTCGACGCCGCCCGCCTCGCTGACGAGCTCCGCGCCGAGCAGGAACACGCCCAGACCCAGGAGAAGATGCGCAAGGGCTTGGAAGTCTCCGTCAAGGAGCTCCAGGTCCGCCTGGAGGAAGTCGAAGGCAACGCCCTGAAGGCCGGCAAGAAGGCACTGAGCAAGCTCGAGACCAGAGTCCGGGAACTGGAAGGCCAGTTGGACGACGAGACGCGCCGTCACTCCGACGCCCAGAAGAACCTGAGGAAGTGCGAGAGACGCATCAAGGAGTTGACCTTCCAGTCCGACGAGGACAAGAAGaaccatgagaggatgcaggacCTCGTGGACAAGCTCCAGCAGAAGATCAAGACCTACAAGCGCCAGATCGAGGAGGCTGAGGAAATCGCCGCCCTCAACTTGGCCAAATTCCGCAAGGCGCAGCAGGAGTTGGAGGAGGCACAGGCCGCCAACTAA